The following proteins are co-located in the Phytoactinopolyspora mesophila genome:
- a CDS encoding LacI family DNA-binding transcriptional regulator translates to MPAPRNRPTLRDIAARAGVSETAASFALNGKPGVSEKTRRRVLDIVEELHWTPNHAAQVLSGARSMTIGLAVARNAQEVGSELFFLRLMTGMHTVLSRNRYGLLFQVVDSVGDELDLYRRWSDERRVDGVVLVDLRTDDPRPRVVNELGLPAILAGGPDPSGTVPAVSIDDAAAMRSVMEYLRDRGHTRVAYVSGSPTLLHVHRRVEAFLRSGRDYRLEAADVLQTDFSAPSAVRATQRLLATDSRPSAVIYDNEVLAVAGMGVIHAAGLRVPADVAIVACEDTPICAAVQPALTALHRDTSGFGADVAGHLLNLLDGNEDHGGQEKTPELVVRAST, encoded by the coding sequence ATGCCTGCTCCGCGAAACCGCCCCACACTCAGGGACATCGCAGCGCGCGCCGGGGTGTCCGAGACGGCGGCCTCGTTCGCGCTGAACGGCAAGCCGGGCGTCTCCGAGAAAACGAGGCGCCGAGTTCTCGACATCGTCGAAGAGCTGCATTGGACCCCCAACCATGCGGCTCAGGTCCTGTCCGGCGCTCGCTCCATGACCATCGGCCTCGCGGTGGCCCGCAATGCGCAAGAAGTCGGCTCTGAACTGTTCTTTCTTCGGCTCATGACCGGCATGCACACGGTTTTGAGCCGGAACCGCTATGGACTGCTGTTCCAGGTCGTGGACTCCGTCGGCGACGAACTCGACCTCTATCGGCGGTGGTCCGACGAGCGGCGGGTGGACGGCGTGGTCCTCGTCGACCTCAGGACCGACGATCCACGGCCGCGGGTTGTCAATGAGCTGGGCCTGCCGGCCATCCTTGCCGGCGGACCCGACCCGAGCGGAACCGTGCCCGCCGTCTCGATCGACGATGCAGCGGCCATGCGCTCGGTGATGGAGTACCTGCGCGATCGTGGCCACACCCGGGTCGCCTACGTGTCCGGAAGCCCCACCCTCTTGCATGTTCATCGCCGGGTGGAGGCGTTCCTGCGGTCCGGCCGGGACTACCGGCTCGAGGCCGCCGACGTCCTTCAAACCGACTTCTCCGCACCTTCAGCCGTCCGCGCCACCCAGCGGCTGCTGGCGACCGACAGCCGCCCGTCCGCGGTGATCTACGACAACGAGGTGCTCGCCGTCGCCGGAATGGGCGTCATCCACGCCGCCGGGCTGCGCGTTCCCGCCGACGTAGCTATTGTGGCCTGCGAGGACACCCCGATCTGCGCGGCCGTTCAGCCAGCACTGACAGCCCTGCACCGGGATACGTCCGGGTTCGGGGCGGACGTCGCCGGGCATCTGCTCAACCTGCTGGACGGTAACGAGGACCACGGCGGCCAGGAGAAGACTCCCGAACTCGTGGTGCGCGCCAGCACGTAG
- a CDS encoding endo-beta-N-acetylglucosaminidase, producing MGDGRLGRRRFLQATGIGAAASFLPWTAVAAEAAASSRSGSAKSTGFGPEPPLMHGYSAAEVKAWSPDSDTYAPYLRARVPLADRIPVFEPTQARRGLDARPKLMSLANDYLQPGHVTEGYPYGPGFDAYALRFWQYPDLYASWHGLPLEGEHDADEPAYGLLNLPNPGYTEAAHRNGVLSLGCWFWPRPEDFAEVVEQRDDGSFPMVDKLIEMAEYFGFDGYFINQEAVIPSEQAGLLMDFFVYFAERAPSGFHLQWYDSLTVDGQVSYQNEFNEVNSPWIVDEDGHRICDSIFLNYWWNAERVKRSREHALALGLDPYEVVYTGQEIGLNRFAQPYDPRHIFPEDEEPRTSWAYLGAEMVWYTVDGDKDTVEAQAPAYERERHLWCGPLQDPSRTGRLADPDPDDQHDPRGWDGTAHNIVEKSVIGALPFTTSFCAGTGTRFFIDGEQVGDEPWFNIGIQDVLPTWQWWIRDGDGEPTDTITVDYDYSTAYNGGSSLVLSGALSAGDSTVVRLFKTALPVGRTTMLDVVHDIAEGVEAEIGLIFEDEPEQWEWLGIDEGNEAGGTWRRSKRPLARWSGRTIAAIGLAVRAVGDAVPEVAVRFGQLTIADRGPVRPPASPSGLVIDRIAREADLASVYLQWEPASRAAYYDLFHGEGSARRWVGRTYGEAFCVSALHLADADGRQPMEVEAVTAEGRRSAPARAWLD from the coding sequence ATGGGTGATGGACGTCTAGGGCGTCGCAGGTTCCTGCAGGCCACGGGGATCGGCGCGGCAGCGTCGTTCCTGCCGTGGACCGCCGTCGCGGCGGAGGCAGCGGCGTCATCGAGGAGCGGATCAGCCAAGAGCACCGGATTCGGCCCGGAACCGCCCCTCATGCACGGCTACTCCGCGGCCGAGGTGAAGGCATGGAGCCCGGACTCCGATACCTATGCTCCGTACTTGCGGGCGCGCGTCCCGCTGGCCGACCGGATCCCGGTCTTCGAACCGACCCAGGCCCGGCGTGGCCTCGATGCCCGGCCGAAGCTGATGTCGCTGGCCAACGACTACCTCCAGCCCGGGCACGTCACAGAGGGATACCCGTACGGACCGGGGTTCGACGCGTACGCGTTGCGGTTCTGGCAATACCCGGACCTGTACGCCTCGTGGCACGGGTTGCCGCTCGAGGGAGAGCATGACGCCGACGAACCAGCCTACGGGCTGCTCAACCTGCCCAACCCGGGATACACCGAGGCAGCACACCGCAATGGTGTGCTGAGCCTGGGCTGCTGGTTCTGGCCCCGCCCCGAGGACTTCGCCGAGGTGGTGGAGCAGCGGGACGACGGCTCTTTCCCGATGGTTGACAAGCTGATCGAGATGGCCGAGTACTTCGGGTTCGATGGCTATTTCATCAACCAGGAGGCCGTGATCCCGTCCGAGCAGGCGGGACTGCTCATGGACTTCTTCGTCTATTTTGCCGAGCGCGCCCCGTCCGGCTTCCACCTGCAGTGGTACGACTCTCTGACCGTGGACGGACAGGTGAGCTACCAGAACGAGTTCAACGAGGTGAACTCGCCGTGGATCGTGGACGAGGACGGCCATCGAATCTGCGACAGCATCTTCCTGAACTACTGGTGGAACGCTGAGCGGGTCAAGCGTTCTCGCGAGCACGCGCTGGCCCTGGGGCTCGACCCGTACGAGGTTGTGTACACCGGCCAGGAAATCGGACTCAACCGCTTTGCCCAACCCTACGATCCGCGCCACATCTTCCCCGAGGACGAGGAGCCCCGCACCAGCTGGGCCTATCTCGGCGCGGAAATGGTCTGGTACACCGTCGACGGCGACAAGGACACCGTCGAGGCGCAGGCTCCCGCGTATGAGCGGGAACGGCACCTGTGGTGCGGACCGTTGCAGGACCCGTCCCGCACCGGGCGGCTGGCCGACCCGGACCCTGACGACCAGCACGACCCGCGCGGCTGGGACGGCACGGCCCACAACATCGTCGAGAAGTCGGTGATCGGGGCGTTGCCGTTCACGACGAGTTTCTGCGCGGGCACCGGCACCCGGTTCTTCATCGACGGGGAGCAGGTGGGGGATGAGCCGTGGTTCAACATCGGCATCCAGGACGTGCTCCCGACCTGGCAGTGGTGGATCCGCGACGGCGACGGCGAGCCGACCGACACGATCACGGTCGACTACGACTACTCGACCGCGTACAACGGCGGGTCCAGTCTGGTCCTGTCCGGAGCCCTGTCCGCCGGAGACTCGACTGTCGTCAGGCTCTTCAAGACCGCGCTGCCGGTGGGACGTACGACGATGCTCGATGTCGTCCATGACATCGCCGAGGGGGTCGAGGCCGAAATCGGGCTCATCTTCGAGGACGAACCAGAGCAGTGGGAGTGGCTGGGGATCGACGAAGGCAACGAAGCCGGCGGCACCTGGCGGCGATCGAAGCGGCCGCTCGCCCGCTGGTCGGGCCGGACCATCGCGGCGATCGGGCTGGCCGTGCGCGCCGTCGGTGATGCCGTGCCAGAGGTTGCGGTGCGCTTCGGACAGTTGACGATCGCCGATCGGGGACCAGTCCGGCCGCCGGCCTCGCCTTCGGGTCTCGTCATCGACCGGATCGCGCGTGAAGCTGACCTCGCGAGTGTCTACCTGCAATGGGAGCCGGCCAGCCGTGCCGCGTACTACGACCTGTTCCACGGTGAAGGATCGGCGCGCAGGTGGGTGGGGCGGACGTACGGAGAGGCCTTCTGCGTCAGCGCGCTGCACCTGGCTGATGCCGACGGCCGGCAACCGATGGAGGTCGAGGCCGTGACCGCCGAAGGCCGGCGCAGCGCACCGGCCCGGGCCTGGCTGGACTGA